One region of Athene noctua chromosome 18, bAthNoc1.hap1.1, whole genome shotgun sequence genomic DNA includes:
- the TIMP2 gene encoding metalloproteinase inhibitor 2 codes for MPAALPSLLAWLAVLLLGRARPADACSCSPIHPQQAFCNADIVIRAKAVSAKEVDSGNDIYGNPIKRIQYEIKQIKMFKGPDQDIEFIYTAPSTAVCGRLLDTGGKKEYLIAGKSEGNGKMHITLCDLVSTWDSLSPTQKKSLNQRYQMGCECKISRCLSIPCFVSSSDECLWTDWAMEKNNVDGRQAKHYACIKRSDGSCAWYRGMAPPKQEFLDIEDP; via the exons ATGCCCGCCGCGCTGCCCAGCCTGCTGGcctggctggcggtgctgctgCTCGGCAGGGCCCGCCCCGCCGACGCCTGCAGCTGCTCGCCCATCCACCCGCAACAGGCCTTCTGCAACGCCGACATAG TGATCCGAGCAAAGGCCGTCTCTGCGAAAGAGGTGGATTCGGGGAACGATATATACGGGAATCCGATCAAACGAATCCAGTATGAGATCAAGCAGATCAAG ATGTTTAAGGGCCCCGACCAGGACATCGAGTTCATCTACACGGCCCCGTCCACCGCCGTGTGCGGCCGGCTGCTGGACACCGGCGGGAAGAAGGAGTATCTCATCGCAG GCAAGTCAGAGGGCAACGGCAAGATGCACATCACACTCTGCGACTTGGTTTCCACCTGGGACTCGCTGAGCCCGACCCAGAAGAAGAGCCTAAACCAGCGGTATCAGATGGGCTGCGAGTGCAAG ATCTCGCGctgcctctccatcccctgcttcGTCTCCTCCTCGGACGAGTGTCTCTGGACAGACTGGGCGATGGAGAAGAACAACGTGGACGGGCGGCAGGCGAAGCACTACGCCTGCATCAAGAGGAGCGACGGCTCGTGCGCCTGGTACCGCGGCATGGCCCCCCCCAAGCAAGAGTTTCTCGACATCGAGGACCCCTAA
- the C1QTNF1 gene encoding complement C1q tumor necrosis factor-related protein 1 has product MEGLRALGVLLLSCLLLPGPAGSQPSPDRRLQTDPEESPAQHHAARPTREQKGGGTQEGLPPRPRCVRCCEPPEPRFSYPQYQPLPQINMTILKGEKGDRGERGMQGKFGKMGVAGSRGHAGPKGQKGSVGAPGERCKSHYAAFSVGRKKPLHSNDYYQTLIFDTEFVNLYDHFNMFTGKFYCYVPGIYYFSLNVHTWNQKETYLHIMRNGAEVVILYAQVSDRSIMQSQSVMLELREQDEVWVRLYKGERENAIFSDEYDTYITFSGHLIKYSGDP; this is encoded by the exons ATGGAGGGGCTTCGGGCGCTCGGTGTCCTGCTGCtttcctgcctgctgctccccggccccgcggggagccagcccagccccgaCCGGCGCTTGCAGACGGACCCCGAGGAGTCACCGGCCCAGCACCACGCTGCCAG GCCCACGCGGGAGCAGAAGGGCGGCGGCACCCAGGAGGGGCTgcccccgcggccccgctgcgTTCGCTGCTGTGAGCCCCCCGAGCCGCGCTTCTCCTACCCCCAGTACCAGCCCCTGCCTCAGATCAACATGACCATCCTCAAAG GCGAGAAGGGGGACCGCGGCGAGCGAGGCATGCAGGGCAAGTTCGGCAAGATGGGGGTGGCCGGCAGCAGGGGCCACGCGGGGCCCAAGGGACAGAAGGGCAGCGTGGGCGCCCCAGGGGAGCGCTGCAAGAGCCACTACGCCGCCTTCTCGGTGGGCCGCAAGAAACCCCTGCACAGCAACGACTACTACCAGACCCTCATCTTCGACACGGAGTTTGTCAACCTCTACGACCACTTCAACATGTTCACGGGCAAGTTTTACTGCTACGTCCCCGGGATCTACTACTTCAGCCTCAACGTGCACACCTGGAACCAGAAGGAGACGTACCTGCACATCATGCGCAACGGGGCGGAGGTGGTGATCCTCTACGCCCAGGTGAGCGACCGCAGCATCATGCAGAGCCAGAGCGTCATGCTGGAGCTGCGGGAGCAGGACGAGGTCTGGGTGCGGCTCTACAAGGGCGAGCGGGAGAACGCCATCTTCAGCGACGAGTATGACACTTACATCACCTTCAGCGGCCACCTCATCAAGTACAGCGGGGACCCCTga
- the CANT1 gene encoding soluble calcium-activated nucleotidase 1: MPGPPCHESMSPLRISVGGLPVLASMTKGADPRFRLRWRAIVLSSACVGFVLLLFCLHRSSPARPVPPNPRNWQLGLRAGDRYNDTYPLSPPQRNPEGVRYRIGVIADLDTRSQGSEEHTWFSYLKKGYLVLSDSGDSVMVEWDKDESVLQSHLAEKGRGMELSELVVFNGKLYAVDDRTGVVYQVEGNKVVPWVILADGDGTVGKGFKAEWLAVKDEHLYVGGLGKEWTTTTGEVVNENPEWVKVVGYKGDVGHENWVANYNALRAAAGIRPPGYLIHESASWSDTLQRWFFLPRRASHERYSEKADERRGTNLLLSSTQDFGDVTVGRVGEVVPTHGFSSFKFIPNTDDQIIVALKSEEDNGKIASYIMAFTLDGRFLLPETRIGSVKYEGIEFI, from the exons ATGCCCGGCCCGCCCTGCCATGAGTCTATGAGCCCCCTGCGGATCAGCGTGGGTGGCCTGCCCGTCCTGGCGTCCATGACCAAGGGTGCTGACCCCCGCTTCCGACTGCGCTGGAGGGCCATCGTGCTGTCGTCGGCCTGCGTGGGgtttgtgctgctgctcttctgcctGCACCGCTCCTCCCCGGCACGGCCCGTCCCACCCAACCCTCGCAACTGGCAGCTCGGCCTGCGGGCAGGGGACCGCTACAATGACACCTaccccctgtccccaccccagaGAAACCCCGAGGGTGTGCGCTACCGCATCGGAGTCATCGCGGACCTGGACACGCGGTCCCAGGGCTCTGAGGAGCACACCTGGTTCAGTTACCTGAAGAAGGGCTACCTGGTGCTGTCGGACAGCGGGGACAGCGTGATGGTGGAGTGGGACAAAGACGAGAGCGTGCTGCAGTCCCACCTGGCCGAGAAGGGCCGGGGCATGGAGCTCTCCGAGCTGGTCGTCTTCAACGGGAAGCTCTATGCCGTGGATGACCGGACGGGGGTGGTTTACCAGGTTGAGGGCAACAAGGTGGTGCCCTGGGTGATCCTGGCAGACGGGGATGGCACGGTGGGGAAAG GCTTCAAGGCGGAGTGGCTGGCGGTGAAGGACGAGCACCTCTACGTGGGggggctgggcaaggagtggaccACGACGACGGGGGAGGTGGTGAACGAGAACCCCGAGTGGGTGAAGGTCGTCGGCTACAAGGGCGACGTGGGCCACGAGAACTGGGTGGCCAACTACAACGCGCTGAGGGCTGCGGCCGGGATCCGGCCCCCAG GGTACCTGATCCACGAGTCGGCCTCCTGGAGCGACACGCTGCAGCGCTGGTTCTTCCTGCCGCGCCGCGCCAGCCACGAGCGCTACAGCGAGAAGGCGGACGAGCGGCGAGGCACCAACCTGCTGCTGAGCTCCACCCAGGACTTCGGGGACGTGACGGTGGGACGCGTGGGCGAGGTGGTCCCCACCCATGGCTTCTCCTCCTTCAAGTTCATCCCGAACACGGACGACCAGATCATCGTGGCGCTGAAATCGGAAGAGGACAACGGCAAGATCGCCAGCTACATCATGGCCTTCACGCTGGACGGGCGCTTCCTCCTGCCCGAGACCAGGATCGGGAGCGTGAAATACGAGGGCATTGAGTTTATTTAA